The Oscillospiraceae bacterium genome contains the following window.
CGGGGTAAGATGCCTCTTGCGGGCGCATATGGAATGCACCCCTACGGAAAAGGCGCATAATGGAATGTGCGGCAGCCTGAGGGCAGGCCACGCTGCACCTCATCTGTAAAAATGGCTTAGCCCAGCAGGCGCTTCATGACCTCCTGATAGGCGTCGGCCTCACCGCCCATGTTGCGGCGGAAGAGGTCCTTGTCCAGATGGGCACCGGTGGTGGCATCCCAGAAGCGGCAGGTGTCGGGGCTGATCTCGTCTGCCAGAATGATGGTGCCGTCAGGCAGGCGGCCGAACTCGAGCTTGAAGTCGACCAGACGGATGTTGGCGTCCAGCATGATCTTCTTCAGCACTTCGTTGACCTTGAAGGCGTACTTGGCGATGGTGTCCAGCTCCTCCTGAGTGGCCAGATCAAGAGCCAGAGCGTAGTAGTGGTTGATGAACGGATCATGCAGATCATCGTTCTTGTAGCTGTACTCGAGAATGGGGGTCTTGAAAACCTTGCCCTCGGGCACGCCCATGCGCAGGCTGAAATGACCGGCGGCAACATTGCGG
Protein-coding sequences here:
- a CDS encoding phosphoribosylaminoimidazolesuccinocarboxamide synthase, translated to MNYEVKEQLYEGKAKQVFSTNDPEIVMVHYKDDATAGDGEKKGTIRDKGIVNNKLSNALMQKLEKEGIPTHYVEEVNDRDTFVKKVEIVPLEVIVRNVAAGHFSLRMGVPEGKVFKTPILEYSYKNDDLHDPFINHYYALALDLATQEELDTIAKYAFKVNEVLKKIMLDANIRLVDFKLEFGRLPDGTIILADEISPDTCRFWDATTGAHLDKDLFRRNMGGEADAYQEVMKRLLG